In one Ananas comosus cultivar F153 linkage group 12, ASM154086v1, whole genome shotgun sequence genomic region, the following are encoded:
- the LOC109718592 gene encoding uncharacterized protein LOC109718592 isoform X4 yields MAERTFSSEELKRALEEELQRFSEEPENEVEVRSKVGITEDGKPTVALGVEIPNATMGTVLASTAIGVAAYCGLAWILQRGRQFEADTVVVL; encoded by the exons ATGGCGGAGCGGACCTTCTCTTCAGAGGAGCTGAAACGCGCTCTGGAGGAGGAGCTGCAACGCTTTTCGGAGGAGCCCGAGAATGAGGTGGAGGTCAGGTCGAAGGTCGGCATCACGGAGGATGGAAAGCCGACAGTCGCACTCGGCGTCGAGATCCCGAACGCGACGATGGGGACGGTTCTCGCCAGCACAGCGATCGGCGTTGCGGCCTACTGCGGGCTGGCGTGGATTCTGCAGCGCGGACGCC AATTCGAGGCAGATACCGTAGTAGTACTATAG
- the LOC109718592 gene encoding uncharacterized protein LOC109718592 isoform X3, whose translation MAERTFSSEELKRALEEELQRFSEEPENEVEVRSKVGITEDGKPTVALGVEIPNATMGTVLASTAIGVAAYCGLAWILQRGRPEDESQLMILESQGMMNPS comes from the exons ATGGCGGAGCGGACCTTCTCTTCAGAGGAGCTGAAACGCGCTCTGGAGGAGGAGCTGCAACGCTTTTCGGAGGAGCCCGAGAATGAGGTGGAGGTCAGGTCGAAGGTCGGCATCACGGAGGATGGAAAGCCGACAGTCGCACTCGGCGTCGAGATCCCGAACGCGACGATGGGGACGGTTCTCGCCAGCACAGCGATCGGCGTTGCGGCCTACTGCGGGCTGGCGTGGATTCTGCAGCGCGGACGCC CCGAGGATGAATCCCAGCTAATGATACTAGAGAGTCAGGGGATGATGAATCCGAGCTGA
- the LOC109718592 gene encoding uncharacterized protein LOC109718592 isoform X2 has product MAERTFSSEELKRALEEELQRFSEEPENEVEVRSKVGITEDGKPTVALGVEIPNATMGTVLASTAIGVAAYCGLAWILQRGRPAASDGEGRRPCRCLDEPEGRGWSCEAPGGDGGTDQAPRGRGRGTSEEAA; this is encoded by the exons ATGGCGGAGCGGACCTTCTCTTCAGAGGAGCTGAAACGCGCTCTGGAGGAGGAGCTGCAACGCTTTTCGGAGGAGCCCGAGAATGAGGTGGAGGTCAGGTCGAAGGTCGGCATCACGGAGGATGGAAAGCCGACAGTCGCACTCGGCGTCGAGATCCCGAACGCGACGATGGGGACGGTTCTCGCCAGCACAGCGATCGGCGTTGCGGCCTACTGCGGGCTGGCGTGGATTCTGCAGCGCGGACGCC CCGCAGCGAGCGATGGAGAAGGGCGGCGCCCCTGCCGCTGCCTCGACGAGCCCGAAGGACGTGGATGGTCTtgtgaagcgcctggaggagaTGGAGGCACGGACCAAGCGCCTCGAGGACGCGGTCGAGGAACATCGGAAGAAGCTGCGTGA
- the LOC109718592 gene encoding uncharacterized protein LOC109718592 isoform X1 codes for MAERTFSSEELKRALEEELQRFSEEPENEVEVRSKVGITEDGKPTVALGVEIPNATMGTVLASTAIGVAAYCGLAWILQRGRQFAHALKRCFVKFRIAVAFVLPLAAASDGEGRRPCRCLDEPEGRGWSCEAPGGDGGTDQAPRGRGRGTSEEAA; via the exons ATGGCGGAGCGGACCTTCTCTTCAGAGGAGCTGAAACGCGCTCTGGAGGAGGAGCTGCAACGCTTTTCGGAGGAGCCCGAGAATGAGGTGGAGGTCAGGTCGAAGGTCGGCATCACGGAGGATGGAAAGCCGACAGTCGCACTCGGCGTCGAGATCCCGAACGCGACGATGGGGACGGTTCTCGCCAGCACAGCGATCGGCGTTGCGGCCTACTGCGGGCTGGCGTGGATTCTGCAGCGCGGACGCC aATTTGCACATGCCCTGAAGAGATGCTTCGTCAAATTTCGTATTGCTGTTGCCTTCGTTCTCCCACTAG CCGCAGCGAGCGATGGAGAAGGGCGGCGCCCCTGCCGCTGCCTCGACGAGCCCGAAGGACGTGGATGGTCTtgtgaagcgcctggaggagaTGGAGGCACGGACCAAGCGCCTCGAGGACGCGGTCGAGGAACATCGGAAGAAGCTGCGTGA